One Seleniivibrio woodruffii DNA window includes the following coding sequences:
- a CDS encoding flagellar hook-length control protein FliK: MENLSILKLFSSALKTNSSQGSSSSSAGGASSSSGGGKSEFEDVFRSYLDKTGASQKPTVVRTDKTDTQKTVTGADSAQTQETETPEQVIDRLDISDEAKAELKQMLAEADTQEGADAFVQQLLTMLQKAGMTFEQVEDVMTDLAASIINPAAGAQPTPAVVLESVLDAIVEIQDGMSDPKAQFVMPEKKEEKTLTIADHTAKEQKPATPHTDTQNTAQQKPAAETGVKEAQAVKPESLTAEPVKPEVAAEPEAEVKTVQTAQADTADVDEAVIDLAAKRVEAKADTGNQNSDFMTKPHITEKVMVNEIKIEKPQDILKFAELVEIAKGQNVSKINVQLNPHELGKVNIELSEHSGKVTGKITFESETARNYFANNMESLKQQLADKGVVVENLEFLFKDFEHHEFAGWDNRQNKGGNGGQSGQTVDDVTDEEAASREDSSSVIYA, encoded by the coding sequence ATGGAGAATCTATCGATATTAAAACTTTTCAGTTCGGCGTTGAAGACGAACTCTTCACAGGGTTCCTCCTCGTCCTCGGCTGGCGGAGCATCATCATCTTCCGGCGGCGGGAAGTCCGAATTTGAAGATGTTTTCAGGTCATATCTGGACAAGACCGGAGCTTCGCAGAAGCCCACGGTGGTCAGAACGGACAAAACGGACACACAGAAAACAGTGACAGGCGCAGACAGCGCTCAGACGCAGGAAACGGAAACACCCGAGCAGGTGATAGACAGACTCGATATAAGCGATGAGGCCAAGGCGGAGCTGAAACAGATGCTCGCCGAAGCCGATACTCAGGAGGGTGCTGACGCTTTCGTTCAGCAGCTTCTCACAATGCTCCAGAAAGCCGGAATGACATTTGAGCAGGTTGAGGATGTTATGACAGACCTCGCCGCATCGATTATCAACCCAGCCGCAGGAGCACAGCCCACACCCGCAGTGGTTCTGGAATCGGTTCTGGATGCCATAGTTGAGATTCAGGACGGAATGTCAGACCCCAAAGCTCAGTTTGTGATGCCGGAGAAGAAAGAGGAGAAAACTCTCACCATAGCCGACCACACAGCGAAAGAGCAGAAACCTGCAACTCCACACACAGACACTCAGAACACAGCACAGCAGAAACCTGCAGCCGAAACAGGCGTGAAGGAAGCTCAGGCGGTTAAGCCGGAATCTCTGACAGCAGAGCCTGTAAAACCCGAAGTAGCGGCCGAGCCGGAAGCTGAGGTCAAAACTGTTCAGACAGCTCAGGCTGACACAGCGGATGTTGACGAGGCTGTGATCGACCTTGCGGCAAAGCGTGTTGAGGCAAAGGCCGACACAGGAAATCAGAACAGCGATTTCATGACCAAACCGCACATTACGGAAAAGGTCATGGTCAACGAAATAAAAATTGAGAAACCTCAGGATATATTGAAGTTTGCGGAGCTGGTGGAGATAGCCAAAGGCCAGAACGTAAGCAAGATAAACGTTCAGCTCAATCCCCATGAGCTCGGCAAGGTCAATATTGAGCTTTCCGAACATTCAGGCAAGGTTACCGGAAAGATAACCTTTGAGTCCGAAACAGCCAGAAACTATTTCGCAAACAACATGGAATCTCTTAAACAGCAGCTCGCCGACAAGGGGGTTGTTGTTGAGAACCTCGAATTTCTTTTCAAAGACTTCGAGCACCATGAGTTCGCAGGCTGGGACAACAGGCAGAACAAAGGCGGAAACGGCGGCCAGTCAGGTCAGACCGTTGACGATGTTACAGATGAAGAGGCTGCTTCCAGAGAGGACAGCAGCTCAGTTATATACGCTTAG